The DNA sequence TATAAGACCCTGTCTTGCCAAGGACCTTAAAGGCTCATTGCCGTAAGCCTTCCCATTGTACCTGCAGCAACATCCAGCTAAACAGGCACTGACAAGCAGTTTTAATTTCCAGTCCTTACTTCCTCTATCCATTTGCAAAGAGCCGCGAGATCGACATTGCCGCCCGATAATAAGGCGACGACCCTTTTGCCCTTCAGGGGCACCTTGCCGTAAAGTAGCGCTGCTGCCGGCACGGCCCCGGAGGGTTCGACCAACAGCTTGGCCCTCTCTAATAGCAATACCATGGCCTTTTTTATCTCCTCTTCCGACACCAAAAGTATGTCGTCCACGTATCTTTGAACCACGGGGAAAGTTATACTGCCAGGGCTTGCCGTCCTAAGGCCGTCGGCTATCGTGTGGATATCGTGCAATTCCATTATGCGACCGGCCTTAAACGACAGATAGGTGCTGTTGCTGGTCTCGGGCTCTACCCCATAGACCTTGACGCCCTTAAGCGACTCCTTCAAAGCCGTCGCCACGCCCGATATCAAGCCGCAACCGCCGCATGGCACCAGCACGGCGTCCACATCCTGCATGTCTTCTGCGATCTCAAGCCCGGCGGTACCTTGTCCCGCCATTATCCATGGGTGATCGAAGGGGGGCACAAAGGTCATGCCTAAATTCTCTGCTATCTCCATGGCTTTAGCTATACGTTCTGTCGAAGAATGCCCGCACCTTTCGACCTTTGCTCCGTATCCTTCGATGGCAGCCACCTTGGCGGGTGAGGCACCAAGTGGCACCACCACGACAGCCTTCACGCCCAAAAGCTTTGCTGCGCACGCCAGGGCTTGCCCGTGATTTCCGGAGGATCCCGTTACGACCCCCCTTTTCCTTTCGTCATCGCTCATGGAAAGCATGAAGTTCATGGCCCCGCGAAACTTAAAGGCCCCGCTTTTTTGCAAATTTTCCGCCTTTAGGTAAACCTCGTTACCTACCATACGGCTAAAGGTGGCCGAAGAAAATATGGGCGTCCTGTGAATCCAACTGCCTATGCGCTCCCGCGCCTGCCTTATGTCATCAAGCGAGATCATAACGATTCACCTCCATAAAGACTACAGTCTAACCTAAATGTCCTTCCTCTTTCTTTGCTCTTTTAAAATCTTCTCTGATCGCCTTCCTCAAATTTTCGTCTAAAAATACAGCTATGGCCATCCTGGCAAGGGCTTTGCTGCCCGTTATCAGAGCTTCATGTGCCTTAGGCGTTATAACGGCCTTTGCGAACTCTCGGCTGTGGGTCACAAGCGGCACATCGCTTATGGCAAGCTTCGGCTGTAGAGCAGGACAGCTGTGGCTTACGTTGCCCATATCGGAAGAACCCTCGTAGCCCTCAGGTTCGCTCACCTCAACGCCTAATTCCTCCATTATCTCCGCCATCTTTCTCTCCGCAGTGACGTTTGCTAACATGTTATCGAAGCTGAGCTCAAAGTTATTCACTGTAACCTCGGTTTCGGTGGCAATGGCTGCTCCTGAAGCTATATTTCTTGCGCGTTCTACCAATCGGTTCAAATAGGCCCTGGTGGGAAACCTAAAGTAAAACCTGCAGATTGCCTCTTCGGGAACTATGTTTGGAGCATCCCCACCCTTATAAATTATGCCGTGCATCCGCACGTCAGGTTCCACGTGTTGGCGCAACATGTCGATGGCATGAAAGAAAAGCTGAACGCCATTAAGGGCGTTGCGCCCATCCCAAGGGGAGGCCGCAGCATGAGCAGGCCTGCCCTTGTAAGTGAACTCCAAGGCATCCATGGCAAGGCTTCTGTAGCTGACGTAGCTTTTATTCCCGGAGGAATGAATCATAATCGCAAGGTCCAGGTCGTCGAAAACGCCCTTTTCTGCCATGGTGACCTTGGCTCCGTTCGTCTCTTCTGCAGGAGTTCCTATGACGAGCAGCTCGCCTTTTAACTTATCGAAAACCGAAGCAAGGCCGATGGCAGCAAGCGTCGACATGGCCCCATGGAGACAATGCCCGCAGGCATGGCCTATCTCCGGCAGGGCATCGTATTCGACCAAAAGGGCAACTCTAGCCCCTTTGCCGTTGGATTTCCTAGCACAGAAGGCCGTGGGGATGTCCAAGAAGGGGTACTTAACCTCGAAGCCGTAGCGGGAAAGAAGCTCCACGTGCTTTTTGCTCGATTCAAACTCCTGCCCTGAAATTTCGGGGTTACGCGCCAAATGGTCGCTTAGCTCGATGGCTTCTCTTGAATGCCTTTCTATAGCCCTATCTATCTCGGATACAATCTGCCCGTATAAATCGTTCATGACACATCCTCCTTTAGGGCAAAAATAAATAGAAGGGAAAAGCGCTTTTCCCTTCTATTTTTATCACATTAGGAGCTCAATTTCTAACGGGAATCGACCTCATTGCAGGGGCACCAAACCGGCTTTT is a window from the Acetomicrobium flavidum genome containing:
- a CDS encoding threonine ammonia-lyase, producing the protein MISLDDIRQARERIGSWIHRTPIFSSATFSRMVGNEVYLKAENLQKSGAFKFRGAMNFMLSMSDDERKRGVVTGSSGNHGQALACAAKLLGVKAVVVVPLGASPAKVAAIEGYGAKVERCGHSSTERIAKAMEIAENLGMTFVPPFDHPWIMAGQGTAGLEIAEDMQDVDAVLVPCGGCGLISGVATALKESLKGVKVYGVEPETSNSTYLSFKAGRIMELHDIHTIADGLRTASPGSITFPVVQRYVDDILLVSEEEIKKAMVLLLERAKLLVEPSGAVPAAALLYGKVPLKGKRVVALLSGGNVDLAALCKWIEEVRTGN
- a CDS encoding M20 family metallopeptidase, with protein sequence MNDLYGQIVSEIDRAIERHSREAIELSDHLARNPEISGQEFESSKKHVELLSRYGFEVKYPFLDIPTAFCARKSNGKGARVALLVEYDALPEIGHACGHCLHGAMSTLAAIGLASVFDKLKGELLVIGTPAEETNGAKVTMAEKGVFDDLDLAIMIHSSGNKSYVSYRSLAMDALEFTYKGRPAHAAASPWDGRNALNGVQLFFHAIDMLRQHVEPDVRMHGIIYKGGDAPNIVPEEAICRFYFRFPTRAYLNRLVERARNIASGAAIATETEVTVNNFELSFDNMLANVTAERKMAEIMEELGVEVSEPEGYEGSSDMGNVSHSCPALQPKLAISDVPLVTHSREFAKAVITPKAHEALITGSKALARMAIAVFLDENLRKAIREDFKRAKKEEGHLG